The following proteins are encoded in a genomic region of Desulfosporosinus youngiae DSM 17734:
- a CDS encoding ABC transporter substrate-binding protein — protein MKKNLKSILALLISLLFMISLTACGSSPASTASTGTPGPKVMKFGSTGYFATEKLDPANGWDGWYMTYDGTLETLFKLDQNCVPQPCLVKSYENVDNLTWVFTLRDDVTFQNGEKMTAAAVKKCFERTYQTNSRAKAQISIKSLEADGQKLTFQLEKPSLTLIYDLSDPLWSVYDAEKSNYTDTLYGTGPYKITKFEPFKETVVVKYASYWGGEPKLDEAHLITVSDTDALTMALQNGEIDMAVAMPVAGISLFANNKEFVVDAATTSRGNRLYFNMDRAAMKDSAVRQAIAMCIDREGIVRSLYNGMAEASYGFLPAFLPYGGSDGLKLSVSSYNPEGAKQLLADAGYADTNKDGTLDKNGTELSLKIVTFSSRKELGQFCELLQSELANIGIKLKVDILESVSDVHASGDYDLECATGVMVPTGNAQYFFNIIAVTGASSNWSHYSNTEVDRLAKELEATSDEGKRNEIIRSMVQIMLDDNMMTVYNHQKLTNIYSSQVTGFKTHPSEYYLLDVNTDIVR, from the coding sequence ATGAAAAAAAATCTTAAATCTATCTTGGCCTTGTTGATTTCCCTGTTATTTATGATTTCCCTTACCGCCTGCGGGAGCTCACCTGCCAGTACCGCCAGTACCGGGACTCCCGGCCCTAAAGTCATGAAATTCGGCTCCACCGGTTATTTTGCCACAGAGAAGCTGGACCCCGCCAATGGCTGGGATGGCTGGTATATGACCTATGACGGCACGCTGGAAACTCTTTTCAAGCTGGATCAAAACTGTGTGCCCCAGCCTTGCTTGGTTAAATCTTATGAGAATGTGGATAATCTGACCTGGGTGTTTACCCTGAGAGATGATGTTACCTTTCAAAATGGCGAAAAAATGACGGCGGCAGCGGTGAAGAAGTGTTTTGAACGTACTTATCAAACCAATTCCCGGGCTAAAGCCCAAATTTCCATCAAATCCTTAGAGGCCGACGGGCAGAAATTGACCTTCCAGCTGGAAAAACCCAGCCTTACCCTGATCTATGACCTGAGCGACCCTCTGTGGAGTGTTTATGATGCGGAAAAAAGCAACTACACCGACACTCTTTATGGCACAGGTCCCTACAAGATTACTAAGTTTGAGCCTTTTAAGGAAACTGTGGTTGTCAAATATGCCTCTTATTGGGGCGGTGAACCTAAACTGGACGAAGCTCATCTGATAACCGTCAGCGATACGGACGCCCTGACCATGGCCCTGCAAAACGGGGAGATCGACATGGCCGTGGCTATGCCTGTGGCGGGCATCTCCCTGTTTGCCAACAACAAGGAGTTTGTTGTGGACGCCGCCACCACTTCCCGGGGCAACCGCCTGTACTTCAATATGGACAGAGCTGCCATGAAGGACAGCGCTGTTCGCCAGGCTATTGCCATGTGCATCGACCGGGAAGGGATCGTCCGCAGTCTGTATAATGGCATGGCTGAGGCTTCTTACGGATTCTTACCCGCCTTCCTGCCTTACGGCGGCAGCGATGGTCTTAAGCTGAGCGTTAGTTCGTACAATCCCGAAGGTGCCAAACAGCTATTAGCCGACGCAGGCTATGCGGATACGAACAAGGACGGTACCTTGGATAAAAACGGCACGGAGCTTTCTCTGAAAATCGTTACCTTCAGTTCCCGCAAAGAGCTGGGCCAATTCTGTGAGTTGCTTCAATCGGAGCTTGCCAATATCGGCATTAAGCTCAAAGTCGACATTCTGGAAAGTGTTAGTGATGTTCATGCCTCCGGAGATTATGATCTGGAGTGTGCAACCGGTGTTATGGTACCGACGGGCAATGCCCAGTACTTCTTTAATATTATTGCTGTCACCGGTGCCAGTTCCAACTGGTCTCATTATTCCAACACAGAAGTAGATAGACTTGCCAAAGAGCTTGAAGCCACCTCTGACGAAGGAAAACGCAATGAAATCATTCGCAGCATGGTTCAAATTATGCTGGACGATAATATGATGACGGTTTACAACCATCAAAAACTCACGAACATTTATTCCAGCCAGGTGACGGGATTTAAAACCCACCCCTCGGAATACTATCTCCTTGATGTCAATACTGACATTGTCAGGTAA
- a CDS encoding class I SAM-dependent methyltransferase — MAAKEEELQQTIENYWTGSAEGYSGLIKNELSSFRKDAWRNKILANAPRQECLEILDIGTGPGFFPIILGEAGHRLTAVDCTEKMLAEARNNAAVAGVKAGFYQMDSHSLDFPDNSFDLIVNRNVTWTLYDPSAAYREWQRVLRVGGKLLIFDANWGRYCFDEEIRQQNDKNAALYRKKYGEPPKTNKADEEYIDQMFLSSRLRPDWDIEALRQMGFAVSWEKDVTGELWGEPEQLLYGATPMFMVVGEKQ, encoded by the coding sequence ATGGCCGCCAAAGAAGAGGAACTACAACAGACTATTGAGAACTATTGGACGGGTTCAGCGGAGGGATACAGCGGGCTGATAAAAAACGAGCTTTCTTCGTTCCGCAAAGATGCCTGGAGAAACAAGATACTGGCTAACGCTCCCAGGCAAGAGTGCCTGGAGATTCTGGATATTGGAACCGGCCCCGGCTTCTTTCCCATCATTCTCGGGGAAGCGGGTCATCGCCTGACGGCTGTTGACTGTACAGAGAAAATGCTGGCCGAGGCCAGAAACAATGCTGCGGTTGCCGGCGTAAAGGCCGGCTTTTATCAAATGGATAGTCATTCTCTGGATTTTCCGGACAACAGCTTTGACCTGATTGTCAATCGCAATGTCACCTGGACGCTGTATGACCCTTCGGCGGCCTACCGTGAGTGGCAGCGGGTTTTGCGGGTGGGAGGGAAACTGCTGATTTTTGATGCGAACTGGGGCAGGTACTGCTTTGATGAAGAGATCCGGCAGCAGAACGACAAAAATGCAGCCTTGTACCGCAAAAAGTACGGAGAACCGCCCAAAACCAATAAGGCGGATGAAGAGTACATCGACCAAATGTTTCTCAGCAGCCGGCTGCGCCCGGACTGGGATATCGAGGCCCTGAGGCAGATGGGGTTTGCGGTTTCCTGGGAGAAGGATGTGACGGGGGAACTGTGGGGCGAACCGGAACAATTGCTCTACGGCGCCACCCCAATGTTTATGGTGGTCGGGGAAAAACAATAG
- a CDS encoding sensor histidine kinase, with product MFKIKLGSKLALCTLSAFLLASVVFLAVHKIGALWIDDKFHDLAFVEQQQDLEIQNLQEYINNSQASALDYHFVSRWVKERELTTLFLYYGDRLIYDSTISYHAGNLASGRLTAPLPWQKTYSLQFSDVEVTAVVSTFSRHRFEDRLNFICLTVFFFTFFLIMLYYVRRKVVYIHRLAQEIKNIETGNLNFPITIKGDDELSSLARDVDKMRHALLKQIIRFQKVRKDRDQFAVHMSHDLRTPVTSLIGYLDIVNQKRCPSKEVQEQYLHKAEEKALQLKGLSENMFKHFLTSMDESQSEDIFCDSSAINLLIDDGLVLLESHLFQCLAAKYEGDPAFFSIRKTSLQRVFDNIFSNLLKYANPAFPIDLSCHKSDKGLVISFTNHIRQEKTDTVSSAGIGLKSADEIIRQNGGYLRTHKHDGVFQCILFIPEIP from the coding sequence TTGTTTAAGATTAAGTTAGGTTCCAAACTGGCTCTTTGCACCTTATCGGCATTTTTGCTTGCTTCGGTTGTTTTTTTAGCTGTACATAAAATCGGTGCTTTATGGATTGACGATAAGTTCCATGATCTTGCCTTTGTGGAGCAGCAGCAGGATTTGGAAATCCAAAACCTGCAGGAATATATCAATAACAGTCAGGCTTCCGCCCTGGACTATCATTTTGTCTCCCGTTGGGTAAAAGAGCGCGAGCTTACCACGTTATTTCTCTACTATGGAGACCGCCTGATTTACGACTCAACTATTTCTTATCACGCGGGAAATTTAGCAAGCGGCAGATTAACGGCCCCTTTGCCATGGCAAAAAACCTATTCTCTGCAGTTCAGTGACGTTGAGGTTACCGCTGTTGTCAGTACATTTTCCCGTCACCGCTTTGAGGATAGGCTGAACTTTATCTGCCTGACCGTGTTTTTCTTTACCTTTTTCCTGATCATGCTTTACTATGTGCGTAGAAAAGTCGTTTATATACACCGTCTGGCCCAGGAGATAAAAAATATCGAAACGGGAAACCTTAATTTCCCCATCACCATAAAGGGGGATGATGAACTTTCGTCCCTGGCCCGGGATGTTGACAAAATGCGCCATGCCTTGCTGAAGCAAATTATCCGCTTTCAAAAAGTACGCAAGGATCGCGATCAATTTGCGGTGCACATGTCCCATGACCTGCGTACTCCCGTAACCAGCCTGATTGGTTATCTGGATATTGTCAATCAAAAACGCTGCCCCAGTAAAGAAGTACAGGAGCAGTATCTTCATAAGGCGGAAGAAAAAGCGCTCCAGCTAAAAGGGCTTTCGGAAAATATGTTCAAGCATTTTTTGACCAGTATGGATGAATCCCAATCGGAAGATATATTTTGCGACAGCTCTGCCATCAATCTTTTAATCGACGATGGACTTGTTCTTCTGGAATCCCATTTATTTCAGTGCCTTGCTGCAAAATACGAAGGAGATCCGGCTTTCTTTTCCATTCGCAAGACTTCGTTGCAGCGGGTATTCGATAATATTTTCTCCAATCTTCTTAAATATGCAAATCCGGCCTTTCCAATAGATTTATCATGCCATAAATCGGATAAGGGCTTGGTAATATCCTTTACCAACCATATTCGGCAGGAAAAAACCGACACTGTTTCCAGTGCCGGAATTGGCCTCAAGAGTGCCGATGAAATTATCAGGCAGAACGGTGGATATCTGCGCACCCATAAGCACGATGGTGTATTTCAATGCATTCTCTTTATCCCGGAAATACCTTAA
- a CDS encoding HAL/PAL/TAL family ammonia-lyase, whose protein sequence is MHTHSLENTLKRAKCISKVILGDSPIELNQFVGVVRYNAKVEFSAQYRDRVNRSRFLVDKFTNENRIIYGVTTGLGENWNKAVCPEDSALLQRNTLLSHATSVGEPLDKEVVRGILLMMLLNLGQAYAGVRMETLEQIAGLLNNGIIPFAPKDGSVGYLGPEAHVGLVLIGLGKAWFNDNLLPGDKVLEEAGMKPIALASKEGLSLVSGTTSITALTALTLYDAINYSKTADISAAMSLEVLKGTLEAYDPRIHAVRPHEDQINTAENIRNILKDSEIIAQYKSYRVQDATSLRNVPQVHGAAKKTIKDAYQTVLTEMNSCCDNPLIFSDSEDDGQVLMGCNADGSFVGIEADSLCMAMTMMAKMSERRTHRLVNPHVSELPAFLIRNNGVNHGFMIPQYTSAGIVGQMRIFSHPATIDNAITSAFQEDYTSMGYNAALKAYKTVNLLKYVLAIELMCAAQAQDFIAELLPSPTTLAVKNLIRKNVPFLEKDEFLQPYIEHVSSLIAEEKILDIVENLKY, encoded by the coding sequence ATGCATACGCATAGTCTGGAAAATACGCTAAAACGAGCTAAATGTATCAGTAAAGTGATATTAGGAGATAGCCCGATCGAGTTAAACCAATTTGTCGGAGTCGTACGATATAATGCCAAGGTAGAGTTTTCGGCTCAATACCGTGATAGAGTTAATCGTTCCCGATTTTTAGTGGATAAATTTACGAATGAAAACAGAATTATCTATGGTGTCACAACCGGATTGGGAGAAAATTGGAATAAAGCAGTATGTCCTGAAGACTCAGCGCTTTTACAAAGAAACACACTCCTGTCCCATGCCACCTCGGTAGGAGAACCTTTGGACAAAGAAGTAGTAAGGGGAATACTTCTGATGATGCTTTTAAACCTGGGACAAGCTTATGCCGGAGTTCGGATGGAAACTCTCGAGCAAATAGCAGGACTTCTCAATAATGGCATTATCCCGTTTGCACCAAAAGATGGTTCCGTAGGCTATCTAGGGCCGGAAGCTCACGTTGGCCTCGTTCTAATTGGGCTAGGTAAGGCTTGGTTTAACGATAATTTACTGCCCGGAGATAAAGTTCTTGAAGAGGCGGGTATGAAACCAATCGCTTTAGCAAGCAAAGAGGGCTTATCCCTTGTTTCTGGAACGACATCAATTACAGCACTAACTGCTTTAACATTATATGATGCAATTAATTATTCGAAAACAGCAGACATCTCTGCAGCCATGTCTTTAGAAGTATTAAAAGGAACCCTAGAAGCTTATGACCCAAGGATTCATGCTGTAAGACCACATGAAGACCAAATAAATACTGCTGAAAACATTAGAAATATATTGAAAGATAGTGAGATAATTGCCCAATACAAATCCTACAGAGTACAGGATGCTACGTCATTAAGAAATGTTCCTCAAGTACACGGGGCAGCTAAGAAGACAATCAAAGATGCATATCAAACAGTTCTTACTGAAATGAACTCCTGTTGTGATAATCCTTTAATATTTTCAGACAGCGAAGATGACGGACAGGTATTGATGGGATGTAATGCTGATGGTTCATTTGTTGGAATTGAAGCTGATTCTTTATGCATGGCCATGACGATGATGGCAAAAATGTCAGAAAGAAGAACCCATAGACTGGTTAACCCGCATGTAAGTGAGCTTCCCGCCTTTTTAATTAGAAATAATGGCGTAAATCACGGCTTCATGATTCCGCAATATACGTCAGCGGGTATCGTAGGTCAAATGAGAATATTTAGTCATCCAGCAACAATTGATAACGCCATTACAAGTGCATTTCAGGAAGATTATACGAGTATGGGTTATAATGCTGCATTAAAGGCCTATAAAACTGTAAACCTTTTGAAATATGTTTTAGCGATTGAATTAATGTGTGCTGCCCAAGCACAAGATTTTATTGCAGAACTTTTGCCATCCCCCACAACTTTAGCGGTGAAAAATCTAATCAGAAAGAATGTTCCTTTTCTCGAAAAGGATGAATTTTTACAGCCTTATATTGAGCATGTCTCCAGCCTCATCGCTGAAGAGAAAATACTTGATATAGTTGAAAATCTAAAATATTAA
- a CDS encoding MarR family winged helix-turn-helix transcriptional regulator has translation MNKVRSIKQKIGYDILNLAMTYVELDKKTRYYGTDVPIFHSEIHMISVIAEYPGVHVGGLAEILGITKGSVSEIIKKLERKALVVKEIDVQNLSKLALRLTEKGEKAHSNHMRYHTILNSMVEEELETVSEHDVKFLSCFLSAIKAKVEKFNESVEG, from the coding sequence ATGAATAAAGTTAGAAGCATTAAACAAAAGATTGGATATGACATACTGAATTTAGCCATGACCTATGTTGAGTTGGACAAAAAGACCCGGTATTATGGAACCGATGTACCGATTTTTCACTCGGAAATTCATATGATATCGGTTATTGCCGAGTACCCCGGAGTTCATGTGGGAGGGTTGGCAGAAATCCTTGGTATTACAAAAGGTTCGGTTTCCGAAATTATCAAAAAGCTGGAGAGAAAGGCTCTGGTTGTAAAGGAAATTGATGTTCAAAATCTATCCAAGCTTGCCTTAAGGCTGACTGAGAAGGGTGAAAAGGCGCACAGCAATCATATGCGCTATCATACAATTTTGAACAGCATGGTAGAGGAAGAGCTTGAAACTGTCTCAGAACATGACGTTAAGTTTTTATCGTGTTTTTTATCCGCGATTAAAGCTAAGGTAGAGAAATTCAATGAAAGCGTAGAAGGGTAA
- a CDS encoding response regulator transcription factor — MPTSTILIVDDDSDICEVIAALLQSEGFLTLRACNGQEALSLLNSRIDLIILDIMMPGDSGFTVCEKMRRVTTAPILYLSAKSLTADKETAFDSGGDDYLTKPFIPAELLTRVKAILRRYQVYQGKNHSSNADPDFIRINNLAVHPTSGEVFLNGTPIRLRPKEYQLLAFLAQNRETVFSVQRLYEQLWGESYLPSANNTVMVHIRNLRQKIEADPQCPKYILTVWGEGYKIV, encoded by the coding sequence ATGCCGACATCAACGATACTGATCGTAGATGACGACAGTGATATATGTGAAGTCATTGCGGCATTGCTGCAAAGTGAGGGCTTCCTGACATTGCGGGCTTGCAATGGACAAGAGGCTTTATCCTTGCTGAACAGCAGGATCGATCTGATTATTTTAGATATCATGATGCCCGGTGATTCCGGTTTTACTGTTTGCGAAAAGATGCGCAGGGTCACCACCGCGCCCATCCTGTACTTGAGCGCTAAAAGTCTGACTGCAGATAAAGAAACCGCCTTTGATTCGGGCGGCGATGATTACTTGACAAAGCCTTTTATTCCGGCAGAACTCTTAACAAGAGTTAAGGCGATACTCCGGCGTTATCAGGTCTATCAGGGGAAAAATCACAGCTCAAATGCTGACCCGGATTTTATCCGGATCAATAATCTCGCTGTGCATCCTACCTCCGGAGAAGTGTTTTTGAATGGAACACCCATACGTTTACGTCCTAAAGAGTACCAATTGCTGGCCTTTCTGGCCCAAAACCGGGAAACCGTTTTTTCCGTCCAACGTCTTTATGAACAGCTTTGGGGGGAATCCTATCTTCCCTCGGCCAACAATACTGTCATGGTGCATATCCGAAACCTGCGGCAAAAAATAGAAGCGGATCCGCAGTGCCCTAAATATATCCTCACTGTTTGGGGGGAGGGGTATAAAATTGTTTAA
- a CDS encoding ABC transporter ATP-binding protein has protein sequence MIRKLFSVVTGKGKALIATATLAFTAAGLLGAYLMYLVIDMLNNIHTYKDGRELTGLWIALFGIVLLKTLMAVVADMSKHFAGFDVVLTVRKSIINRLKQFSLGFYSKERLGKISTIIHKDVDNLEGVVGHFFSIMFSDILIALLLGIWLFMKSPWMGLAMVSLLPLAVLMLGMGFRKNLKLQEKTNDDLADMVSLFVEYTKGIPLMKAFSENAAFETKLRSSIERFGVSARRQSKTVAGYVGRFSFFFELSYAVMIIVGALMLHQGSLNFETLLIFIIFSVEFYKPFRKIEKYWLDYLQVKDSYRRVEGVLEAPTVPAAVFPRKTSAFDITYEKVDFSYETDEFALKNINFKLPQGSLTALVGPSGSGKTTITNLLLRFWDIGRGSIQVGGVDIRDMDYDELLSNISIVMQNVVLFADSIYENIRLGNRNATREQVIEAAKKAQIHDFIAGLPEGYDTRVGENGVGLSGGQKQRISIARAFLKNAPIVVLDEITSNVDPVNETKIQKAVSALAKGRTVLVIAHHLRTIQTADQILVFDQGSLVEQGAHSLLLEKGGLYAQLWKAQEVAKGWKIA, from the coding sequence ATGATCAGAAAACTATTTTCGGTAGTGACGGGCAAAGGAAAAGCATTGATTGCAACAGCCACTCTGGCCTTCACTGCTGCCGGCCTTTTAGGGGCCTATCTCATGTATCTTGTGATTGATATGCTCAATAATATTCATACCTATAAAGACGGCAGAGAACTGACCGGGCTATGGATTGCTCTGTTTGGCATCGTGCTGCTCAAAACACTGATGGCTGTGGTGGCGGATATGTCCAAGCACTTTGCCGGTTTTGATGTAGTGCTTACTGTAAGGAAAAGCATTATAAACAGGCTTAAACAGTTTTCACTTGGCTTTTACAGCAAAGAGCGCCTGGGCAAAATCAGTACTATCATCCATAAGGATGTGGATAATTTGGAGGGTGTTGTGGGGCATTTCTTCTCCATTATGTTCTCTGATATCCTCATTGCGCTGCTCCTGGGCATCTGGTTATTTATGAAAAGTCCTTGGATGGGGTTGGCCATGGTATCCCTGCTGCCTTTAGCGGTGCTGATGCTGGGAATGGGTTTCCGCAAAAATCTCAAACTGCAGGAGAAAACCAATGACGATCTGGCGGATATGGTCAGCTTGTTTGTCGAATACACCAAAGGAATTCCCCTGATGAAAGCATTTTCCGAAAATGCGGCCTTTGAAACAAAACTGCGGAGCAGCATCGAAAGATTCGGAGTAAGTGCCCGGAGGCAATCTAAAACAGTTGCGGGCTATGTCGGCAGATTCTCATTTTTCTTCGAGCTTTCCTATGCGGTAATGATTATAGTAGGAGCATTAATGCTGCATCAAGGAAGCCTTAACTTTGAAACACTATTGATATTTATCATTTTCAGTGTGGAATTTTACAAGCCTTTCCGGAAAATTGAGAAGTACTGGCTGGACTACCTGCAGGTAAAGGACAGCTATCGACGGGTGGAAGGGGTGTTGGAGGCCCCCACTGTACCGGCGGCAGTTTTTCCAAGAAAAACAAGCGCTTTTGATATCACTTATGAAAAGGTTGATTTTTCCTATGAAACCGATGAGTTCGCGCTGAAAAATATCAATTTTAAGCTGCCTCAGGGAAGCTTGACGGCATTGGTAGGTCCCTCCGGCTCCGGGAAGACCACGATCACCAATTTGCTGCTGCGCTTCTGGGACATTGGAAGAGGTTCCATCCAGGTAGGTGGTGTGGATATCCGGGATATGGACTATGACGAGCTGCTTTCCAATATCAGTATTGTCATGCAGAATGTCGTGCTCTTCGCTGACAGTATCTATGAAAACATCCGGCTGGGCAACCGGAACGCAACACGGGAACAGGTTATCGAGGCGGCAAAAAAGGCACAAATCCATGACTTTATCGCCGGGCTGCCGGAAGGATATGATACAAGAGTGGGGGAAAACGGTGTGGGCTTATCCGGTGGTCAAAAACAGCGTATTTCCATTGCCCGCGCCTTCCTTAAAAATGCACCTATTGTTGTGTTGGACGAGATCACCAGCAATGTGGACCCTGTGAACGAGACCAAGATCCAAAAAGCCGTCAGTGCTCTGGCCAAGGGACGGACAGTGCTTGTCATTGCCCATCATTTGCGTACCATTCAGACCGCAGATCAAATTCTTGTTTTTGATCAGGGGAGTCTTGTAGAGCAGGGTGCCCATTCATTGCTCCTTGAGAAGGGAGGCTTGTATGCACAGCTCTGGAAAGCACAGGAGGTGGCCAAGGGGTGGAAGATCGCGTAA
- a CDS encoding ABC transporter ATP-binding protein: MLLEVKNVSFGYSKKELILKDVSFAVDKGERVGLVGPSGYGKSTLSKLLAGYLAPTEGEVLFEGKPLPTTGYCPVQLIYQHPEKAVNLRWKMRQILEESWTPDEGFLQKIGIEKQWLNRWPNELSGGEMQRFCIARILGPQTKFLLADEISTMLDVITQAQIWQLVLSVVEERNMGMIVVTHSEALAQKVCTRIIDLPALNAARC, encoded by the coding sequence ATGCTACTTGAGGTGAAAAATGTCAGCTTTGGTTATTCCAAAAAAGAGTTGATTTTAAAAGACGTGAGTTTTGCAGTGGATAAAGGGGAACGGGTCGGCCTTGTGGGCCCCTCCGGCTATGGCAAAAGCACCCTTTCCAAGCTCCTGGCAGGTTATCTGGCCCCCACAGAGGGAGAAGTTCTGTTTGAGGGAAAGCCCCTGCCCACCACCGGTTACTGCCCTGTCCAGCTTATTTATCAGCATCCTGAAAAGGCCGTGAATCTAAGGTGGAAAATGCGCCAGATCCTGGAGGAATCATGGACTCCCGATGAGGGGTTCCTGCAGAAAATCGGCATTGAAAAGCAGTGGCTTAACCGCTGGCCCAATGAACTGAGCGGCGGCGAGATGCAGCGTTTTTGCATTGCGCGGATCTTGGGACCTCAAACCAAATTTCTGCTTGCAGATGAAATCAGCACCATGCTGGATGTCATTACCCAGGCGCAAATCTGGCAGCTGGTGCTTTCAGTCGTGGAAGAGCGTAATATGGGGATGATCGTGGTGACACACAGTGAAGCCCTGGCTCAAAAGGTCTGCACACGGATCATCGACCTTCCGGCCCTTAACGCAGCACGCTGTTAA
- a CDS encoding ABC transporter ATP-binding protein — MNTKTLTKQIKSKNKALDIYMFVSVLSGIATTFLVVWLVNLFISGQVSLQKIAMVGAGICISQTVKAIFYAIGIGRAHDAAYRSLAEIRLDIVSHLKKLPLSFFQKRKTGDLTNIINHDVEQIEIYLAHAQPEIKITLLLPLLAAVSMLVIDWRLALALITPFPVMAIYQKFIYKLWGKTLKRYIQSTKEMSEDLIEYIGAMPAVKAFSTDEQKTGKVLSRMQAYITWVKKIMYTISVPLSIVQMLLEIGLILVVIVGAGLMINGQLSIIRFILALILSNLFSAALIKYMSFHHSDIMLNKSAESIVTILGEEPRPDYSHDKELRPGDIELRNVTFSYDEKNKALKEVNLTFRQNTISAIVGSSGSGKSTIANLIMGFWQAEQGTITIGGKRIDKMNERDLSSLVSIVQQESFLFNATIAENILIGSGEATREEVVEAAQKARIHEMISNLPKGYDTMAGEGGAKLSGGEKQRIAIARIILKNAPIIILDEATAAIDPYNEHLIQEAISNLSKSKTLIVIAHHLNTIVNADQIVVMDQGCMAASGKHSKLLDTCPLYSDMVKAQNEVDHWEIKQTKEVSA; from the coding sequence TTGAATACAAAAACACTGACCAAACAAATTAAGTCAAAGAACAAAGCATTGGATATCTATATGTTCGTAAGTGTATTGTCCGGTATTGCCACTACCTTTTTGGTAGTCTGGCTGGTTAACTTGTTTATATCGGGACAGGTATCACTACAGAAAATTGCAATGGTGGGAGCAGGTATTTGTATTTCGCAGACTGTTAAGGCTATCTTTTATGCCATAGGTATCGGGCGTGCCCACGATGCGGCTTACCGTTCCCTTGCAGAGATCCGGCTTGATATTGTGAGCCATCTCAAAAAACTGCCCCTTAGCTTTTTCCAAAAGCGCAAGACAGGAGATTTGACCAATATTATCAATCATGATGTAGAACAGATTGAAATTTATCTGGCTCATGCCCAGCCGGAAATCAAGATCACTCTACTGCTTCCCCTGCTGGCAGCCGTCAGCATGCTGGTAATCGACTGGCGTTTGGCGCTTGCTCTGATTACACCTTTTCCGGTAATGGCCATTTACCAAAAATTCATCTATAAACTATGGGGCAAGACGCTGAAACGCTATATCCAGAGCACGAAGGAAATGTCGGAGGATTTAATTGAATACATTGGAGCGATGCCTGCAGTAAAAGCCTTTTCTACCGATGAGCAAAAAACAGGTAAAGTACTTTCGCGTATGCAAGCCTACATCACTTGGGTCAAAAAAATCATGTATACGATTTCCGTACCTCTCAGTATAGTTCAGATGCTGCTGGAAATCGGGCTTATCTTGGTGGTTATTGTCGGCGCAGGGCTGATGATCAACGGACAGCTTTCAATTATACGCTTTATCCTGGCCTTAATCCTTTCTAATTTGTTTTCCGCTGCACTAATTAAATATATGTCTTTCCATCATTCGGATATTATGCTGAACAAGTCGGCGGAAAGCATTGTCACAATTTTAGGAGAAGAGCCGCGGCCCGATTATTCCCATGACAAGGAGCTTCGACCTGGGGATATTGAATTAAGGAATGTGACCTTCAGTTATGATGAAAAGAATAAGGCCCTCAAGGAGGTTAACCTTACCTTCAGGCAAAATACCATCAGCGCTATTGTGGGCTCCTCCGGATCGGGTAAATCCACCATCGCCAATCTCATCATGGGCTTTTGGCAAGCCGAACAGGGAACTATAACCATTGGAGGGAAACGCATCGACAAAATGAACGAAAGAGACTTGTCAAGTCTTGTTTCCATCGTGCAGCAGGAAAGTTTCCTGTTCAATGCAACCATTGCGGAAAATATCCTCATCGGAAGTGGGGAGGCAACCAGGGAAGAGGTTGTGGAAGCTGCCCAAAAGGCGCGTATTCACGAAATGATCAGCAATTTGCCAAAGGGTTATGATACTATGGCCGGCGAGGGCGGCGCAAAGCTTTCCGGCGGCGAAAAACAGCGCATTGCCATTGCCCGTATCATACTGAAAAACGCACCGATTATTATCCTGGATGAGGCCACTGCTGCCATTGATCCCTATAATGAGCATCTGATTCAAGAGGCCATCAGTAACCTGAGCAAGAGCAAGACATTGATTGTTATCGCTCATCACCTGAACACCATTGTCAATGCCGATCAGATTGTTGTTATGGATCAGGGGTGTATGGCTGCCAGCGGCAAGCACAGCAAGCTGCTTGATACCTGCCCGCTTTACTCGGACATGGTGAAAGCACAGAATGAAGTGGATCATTGGGAAATCAAGCAAACGAAGGAGGTATCGGCATGA